Proteins from a single region of Limibacter armeniacum:
- the xylA gene encoding xylose isomerase: MNVTLGNEEYFKNIGKIQYEGPESKNPLAFKYYDENRVVAGKTMKEHFRFAGAYWHNMCDDGGDPFGAGTRLYPYADIKDPVERAKAKMDFAFEFFTKLGLPYYCFHDVDMVDEGASVLESEKRLRAIVDYAKEKQAASGMKVLWGTANLFTNPRFMNGAATNPDFNVVAYAGAQLKNALDATIELGGENYVFWGGREGYMSLLNTDMKREKEHLARILHMAKDYARKQGFKGNFFIEPKPAEPTKHQYDFDTETVLGFLRQYDLWDDFYVNIEVNHATLAGHTFQHELQAAVDAGKLGSIDANRGDYQNGWDTDQFPVNLYELIESMLVILPGGGFQGGGVNFDAKIRRNSTDLADMFYAHIGGMDVFARALLCANNILENSEYSSLRKERYATFDSGLGRDFEEGILTLDQLYEHAVKNGEPARTSGRQEYYENLLNMYLK; encoded by the coding sequence ATGAATGTAACATTAGGTAACGAAGAGTATTTCAAGAATATCGGTAAGATCCAATACGAAGGACCTGAGTCAAAAAATCCGCTTGCTTTCAAATACTACGATGAGAACAGAGTTGTAGCTGGAAAGACAATGAAAGAGCACTTCCGTTTTGCAGGAGCTTACTGGCACAACATGTGTGACGATGGAGGGGATCCGTTTGGAGCCGGTACTAGACTATACCCTTATGCTGATATCAAAGACCCAGTGGAAAGAGCGAAAGCTAAAATGGATTTCGCATTCGAATTCTTCACAAAACTAGGTCTTCCATATTACTGTTTCCACGATGTTGACATGGTTGATGAAGGCGCTTCAGTACTTGAGTCAGAGAAGAGACTACGTGCGATTGTTGACTATGCAAAAGAAAAGCAGGCAGCATCAGGCATGAAAGTACTGTGGGGTACTGCAAACCTGTTTACCAATCCACGTTTCATGAACGGAGCGGCAACCAACCCTGATTTCAATGTAGTGGCTTACGCAGGTGCACAGTTGAAGAATGCATTGGATGCTACAATTGAATTGGGTGGTGAAAACTACGTATTCTGGGGTGGTCGTGAAGGTTACATGAGCTTGCTGAACACAGATATGAAGCGTGAGAAGGAGCACTTGGCTCGTATACTGCATATGGCGAAAGATTATGCTCGTAAGCAAGGTTTCAAAGGTAACTTCTTTATCGAGCCTAAACCAGCAGAGCCAACTAAACACCAGTATGACTTTGATACAGAAACAGTATTGGGCTTCCTGAGACAGTATGACCTGTGGGATGACTTCTATGTAAACATTGAAGTAAACCACGCTACATTGGCAGGTCACACATTCCAGCACGAGCTGCAAGCTGCTGTTGATGCAGGTAAACTGGGTAGCATTGATGCTAACAGAGGTGACTACCAAAACGGATGGGATACAGACCAATTCCCTGTAAACCTGTATGAACTGATCGAATCAATGCTGGTAATCTTGCCAGGTGGTGGCTTCCAAGGTGGAGGTGTAAACTTTGATGCGAAAATCAGAAGAAACTCAACTGACTTGGCTGATATGTTCTATGCACACATTGGTGGTATGGATGTATTTGCTAGAGCACTGCTTTGTGCTAATAACATTCTGGAGAACTCTGAGTACAGCAGCCTGAGAAAAGAGCGTTATGCTACTTTCGATAGCGGATTAGGTAGAGACTTTGAAGAAGGTATCTTGACACTGGATCAACTGTATGAGCATGCAGTGAAAAACGGTGAGCCTGCTAGAACAAGCGGCAGACAGGAATACTATGAGAACCTGTTGAACATGTACCTGAAATAA